A segment of the Devriesea agamarum genome:
CGGGGTGCGCAGTCGTTCCAGGACCACCTGGGTTTCCGGGTCGCCAAAGCGCACGTTGAACTCGACCACCCGCACACCGCGCGAGGTGAGCGCAAGACCGATGAACAGCAGACCACTAAACGGGGTGCCACGGCGCACCATGTCGCGCAGAGTCGGCCGGGCTACGCGTTCGACGACCTCGTCAACGAGTTCGGACGGGGCCCATGGAAGCGGCGAATACGCCCCCATACCCCCGGTGTTGGGGCCTTCATTGTTGGTGAAGGCCCGTTTGAAATCCTGGGCGGGCGCTAACGGAATGACGTCCTCACCGTCGCAAATACAGAACAGGGACAGTTCGGGGCCGTCGAGGAATTCTTCGAGCAGCACCGAACTGCCGGGCTCAGCAAGGCAGGTCCGGGCGTGGGCGAGTGCCTCATCCCGGTTGGGGGTCACCACCACCCCCTTACCGGCGGCGAGACCATCGGCCTTAACCACATAGGGAATAGCTGCCGTATAGGGAACGGTGTCTAGATGGGGGTCTTGACCTGCGCCGGGATCTGCCACCAGATCGGGAGACGTTGCCCTATCGGCGGACTGCTCCCCGGGTGGATTCACCGTGTCCAGACCAGCGTCCACCTCATCGAGGGCGGTGCACACCACGGCGCTTGCCGTCGGCACACCGGCACTGCGCATCACCTCTTTGGCGAATGACTTTGAGCCTTCTAACCGGGCCGCGGCTGCGCTCGGGCCGAACACTGGGTGCCCATCGGCCCGCAGATCATCGGCGATTCCAGCGACCAGCGGGGCTTCGGGTCCGATGACGATCAGGCCGGGTTGTAGTTCCCGAGCCAGAGCGATCAGTCCGTTTCGGTCGTTCACAGACACGTTGTGGCGGGTCACGGTCTGGCCGTGGCACGTGGACGGGTCGCTCATCCCGGGGTTACCCGGGGCGACATGAATGTCGGGGGTGGGGTTTTCGCGGGCGAACGCGCGCACAATGGCGTGTTCACGCCCTCCGGATCCGATGACGAGAATACTCAGGGGGCTGGTAGTCACAGGGAAAGAGTAGCGGTCCGCGCGCTCATCGGACTGGGCATCTTGCCACTACGATCTCGATATGTCTTATCGCGTCCGCCTCGACCTCGCCTACGACGGAACAGCTTTCCACGGTTGGGCGCGCCAGCCGGGGCAACGAACCGTGCAAGGTGCCCTCGAGGCCGCGCTCAGCACCGTGATGCGCAGCGAGGTCAGCGTGACGGTGGCGGGGCGGACGGATGCCGGGGTCCACGCGCGAGGGCAGGTCGCTCACCTGGATGTTGACCCTGAGGCGTGGGAAGCGTTGCCCGGTCGCTCCGACCGGACTCCCGGCGATGCGCTGCTTGGACGCCTGATTGCGCTGCTTCCCGCGGATATTGCGGTGCAGCGGGCTCGGAGAGTTCCCGACGAGTTCGACGCGCGGTTCGCGGCTTTACATCGGACCTACCGGTACCGGATTTGTGACCGGGTAGAGCGTCGCGATCCGATGCGGCGCGATGTGCTGTGGCATCGCCGCCCGCTCGACGTCGAGGCAATGCAGAACAGTGCCCAAGCCCTTCTCGGCGAACACGATTTTTTGTCGTTCTGTCGGCCTCGTGAGGGGGCTAGCACTATTCGGACACTGATCGACCTGTTCTGGGAGCGACCCCATGAGGGACATGCCGACGCCGGGCTGGTGGTGGCAACGGTTCGAGCCGACGCGTTTTGTCACCACATGGTGCGGTCCCTGGTGGGGGCTGCGCTCGCCGTGGGGGAGGGGCGGCGCCCGGTGTCCTGGCCGAGGGAACTGCTAGAAGCCTGCACACGGGAGTCCTCAGGGGCAGCCCCCATGGCGCCGGCCACGGGCTTGACCTTGGAAAGCGTTGTCTATCCGCCGGTGGGGATGTTGGCGGATCAAGTACGAGCTGCGCGCACCCGACGTGGCCCAACTGATACGACGATATGAACCGCTCTGGTCAACGCTGAAAACTACCCATTGACATAGACACTGCGTGGAGTCGGACACATTTTTTTCCAGGGTTTTATGGCAAGACCCGTCTGACAAGCAGAATTGCAGGTCGCGCGCTCGTTTAGCCGCTGGGACCCATTGACCGGAGCGTCATTGCCCCGTAACCTTTGAGGTCGTTGTGCCCTGTTGCGCACCCGGAATGCTGCCGTCTCTCACACCGTCAGCCTGCGGGTCCTCACACGCAACCGATCCCCGAATGGGGCAGGCCTGGGCGCAACCCCTGTACACGGTCATGCTTTTGCCGAAGGAAGCGTGTCCACGGTCCATCGAACCGTGCTTTGCAGACCGGGCGCATCGGCGCACGGGCACAAGGCACCCGACGAGAGAAGAAGGCACGAGTGCGTACGTTCACCCCGAAGGCCGACGATGTCGAGCGTTCTTGGTACGTCATCGACGCAACGGATGTCGTCCTCGGCCGGCTCGCTTCCCAGGCTGCAACTTTGCTGCGGGGCAAGCACAAGCCGGTCTTCGCACCCCACGTGGATGCAGGCGACTTCGTCATCATCATCAACGCTGAGAAGGTTGCCCTGACTGGCAACAAGCGCGAGACCAAGCTGGCTTACCGCCACTCCGGATACCCCGGTGGTCTGCGCTCCACGAAGTACTCCGAACTGCTTGAGAAGCGCCCCGACCGGGCTATCGAGAAGGCTGTCAAGGGCATGCTGCCCAAGAACTCCCTCGCGGCCCAGCAGCTCAAGAAGCTCAAGGTCTACGCCGGCCCGGAGCACCCGCACGCGGCGCAGAAGCCTGTCGCGTTCACCATCGACCAGGTGGCGCAGTAACGGGCCCGGCCCGTGCTCCGCTGAGACCACACGTAGAGACATCTGAGGAGAATCGTGGCAGAGACCACCACCACCGAAGACATTGATGTCGACGACGCGCCGACGAGCTACACGACCGAGTCGGTCGAGGAGGTCGTCGTTGGCCGCGGGTCGTCCATCACCGCACCCGGCGCCGGAACCGGACGCCGTAAGGAAGCCGTCGCCCGCGTCCGCCTGATCCCCGGATCGGGTGAATGGAAGATCAACGGGCGCTCCCTGGAGGAGTACTTCCCGAACAAGGTCCACCAGCAGATCGTTGGAGAGCCCTTCAAGGTTCTCGACCTGCAGGGCCGTTTCGACGTCGTCGCCCGCATCAGCGGCGGCGGCGTATCCGGCCAGGCCGGTGCTCTGCGCTTGGGTGTTGCCCGTGCGCTGAACGAAATCGACGTGGACAACAACCGTCCGACCCTGAAGAAGGCCGGATTCCTCACACGTGACGCCCGCGTCATCGAGCGGAAGAAGGCCGGTTTGAAGAAGGCCCGCAAGGCACCGCAGTACTCCAAGCGCTGAGTTCCTTCTTCACTGTGCACAGCACAAGGCCCCCGTTACACACGCAACGGGGGCCTTGTGCATTATTGACCTCGTATTTCCACTCTGGCTCAGCAGTCGATTGGCTTACCAGCTGATCTCATCTGCTCGGCTCCGGCTTACCAGCTGGATCTCCCTTTCCCCTGGCCCCCACAAGGCGCCTTCGCTATAAGGACCCATTGTGTTCGACACTCGTATGACGCCGAAGCTCTTCCTCGACCGCGTGCTCAACGGCGCGGCAATCGGAATCGTTGTCGGTCTCGTTCCCAACGCCATCACCGGGGAATTATTTAAATTCCTCGCTCGCACCTATCCCGGTATCGGCCTGTTCTCCACCCTGCACGAAGTAGTGGTCGGTCTCCAATTCACTGTCCCCGTGATCGTCGGGGTTCTCATCGGGATGCAGTTCTCTTTCACCGCGGTCCAAACGGTTATCGTCGGTACCGCAACCTTTGTTGGATCGGGTGCCATGCAGTTCACCTCCGACGGGGTGGTCAAGCTAGTCGGAATCGGCGACCTCATCAACACCATGCTGACCGCCTCAGTGGCGGTGCTTATCCTCGCCCTGGTCGGTAACCGCCTGGGAAGTCTCACCGTGCTCTTCCTGCCCATTATCGGTGGCGGGCTTTCTGGGCTCATCGGCCTGTTGACATTGCCGTATGTCCGGTCGATCACCGGGGCTATTGGGGCGCTGGTCAACGCCATCGCCAAAGACAGCAACCTCGGTGTTTTCGCGGCGGTGCTGATCGCCGTTATCTTCGCCATCATGATCGTCTCCCCGATCTCTACCGTCGGCGTTGCCCTCGCAATCGGCATTGACGGCCCCGCATCGGGTGCCGCCAATCTCGGTATCGCAGCGGCCGCTGCCATGCTCATGGTGGGCAGCCTCCGGATCAACTCCGCCGGCGTGACCTGGTCGGTGTTCCTGGGTGCGATGAAGATGATGATGGGTAACCTCATTAAGCATCCGATTATGGTGCTGCCGCTGGCCCTGGTTGCCGGCGTGACGGGCCTGGTTGGCGGGCTGGTAGGCATCACCGGCACTCCCGCTTCCGCGGGCTTTGGTCATTCGGGTCTGGTCGGTCCAATTGCTGCCCTGCAAGGTATGCATGGATCGGTGCTCGCCAATATGGGCATTCTGGTCGTGGTCTACTTTGTGGTGCCGATTGGATTGGCTGTTTTGGTGCATTGGCTGCTCGCCTACCGGACTGGCGTGTACGCGCCGTCGATCTTCGCGTTTTCCGCGCAGGCTGCGCCCGCACCGAAACAGGACGCCGCGCCGAAGCAGGATTCCGCAACGAACCACGGCGACAAGGTGGATAGTCCCTCTGCGCCGGTGTCGGACACCGAGACAGACAAACCCGCCGCGACGTCATCCGACGCCAGCGGACTCGATGATGAAAGGGCTGGTTCCTGATGAAAATTCTGTTTATGGGCGTGCGCGACGACGAACGCGCCGCGGTTGGCTCATGGAGCGCCGCTCACCCCGAACATGACGTCACCACCACCACTGATGTTCTGACGGCTAAGACGGTCGATACCCTCAAGGGTTACGACACGGTCACCGTTCAGCAGGTCATCGTCCCTGAGGCTGAGGTCTACCCGCGTCTGCGTGAACTGGGCATCACCCAGCTGTCTAGCCGTACCGCCGGGGTGGATATGTATGACCTTGAGCGTGCACGCGAATACGGCATCAGCGTGAGCAACGTTCCGGTGTATTCCCCCAATGCTATCGCCGAGTTCGCTCTCACCAGCGCTTTGCATCTGACCCGTCGTTTCCCGGTGATCCTGGACCGGATGGCTGAACAAGATTTCCGTTTCGCAGGGATGATCGGTCGCGAGCTGGCCACCATGACCGTTGCGATTCTCGGAACCGGGTCGATCGGTCTTGTTACCGCCCGGCACTTCCGTTCCCTGGGGGCGCGCGTGATCGGCTATGACCCGTTCCCTCGGGATGAGTTCCATGAGATCGGTCAGTACATCGACACTATTGAGGAGGCAGTTGCTGACGCCGACCTCATCTCCTTGCACATGCCTGCCATGGCCGATAACCATCATCTGTTTAACGCGGACATGTTCGCTCGTATGCGCCGCGGCGCCATCTTGGTGAACTGCGCCCGCGGAGCTCTCGTGGACTCCGAGGCGCTTTTGGAAGCGCTGAATTCCGGTCAACTTGGCGGGGCTGCACTCGACACGTACGAGAACGAACAGCGGTATTTCCGTGCCGACTGGAGAGAACGCGACCTGGGTGACCCGACTCTGGAAGCGCTGCTCAATCACCCGGCTGTTCTCGTCACCCCTCACGTCGCGTTCTACACCGACACCGCGGTGGAAAACCTGGTTTATGGCGGGCTCGATAACGCGGTGGAGGCGGCCACTCGGGGCACCTGCGCCTCCGTGATGAACTGAGCCACTCGCTCAATCCGAGCGGTCTCACACTGTAACCTGAGGTTGACTTTTACCACCGGCTGTCTGCCGCAGACCTAAGCGGCGGACGGTCGGGCTAATGGAAGGAAACACTATGACCCGAATCTTTGGCACCGACGGTGTGCGCGGAACCGCGAACGAGGACATCACCGCAGAACTCGCGGTGGACCTAGCGGTCGCGGCCGCCCACATTCTGGCTACCTTCGGGGCCTTCGATGAGGGACGCGCCCGGGCCATCGTCGCCCGGGACACCCGGCCCTCGGGTCACTTCCTGTCGGCAGCTGTGTGCGCGGGTCTCGCCTCCGCCGGGGTGGATGTTCAAGACGCCGGGGTGCTGCCCACCCCGGGCCTTGCCTACCTGGTACAGTCCACCGGAGCCGACCTCGGGGTGATGATCTCCGCCTCTCACAACCCGATGGAAGACAACGGCATTAAATTCCTCGCTCGCGGCGGGATCAAGTTGCCCGACGAGGTTGAAAACGCCATTGAAAGCCGTCTGCGCGAGGACTGGAACCGACCCAAGGGAACCCAGGTCGGCACCATCACGCCTTACCCGAACCCGGTGGAACAGTATGTGGGCCACCTGGTCCAAACGGTGCCGAGGCCCTTGGACGGGCTGGTGATTGTCGCCGACTGCGCAAATGGGGCCGCCGCCGTCACGGGTCCGCTCGCTTTGCGGGCCGCTGGCGCCACCGTGCACGTGATGGGTGACCTCACCGACGGTAAACAAATCAACGAGGAATGCGGCTCAACCCATATGGACGCGCTGTGTGCCCGCGTGCGCGAAGTTGGTGCAGATGCAGGGGTTGCGTTCGACGGTGACGCTGACCGGTTCCTGGCTGTGGACGCCAACGGCAATGTGGTGGACGGCGATCAGATCATGGGTATTCTCGCCCTCGCCTTGAAGGATCGCGGCGAGCTCGTGGACAACGTGCTGGTGACCACGGTGATGTCGAATCTTGGGCTGCGGCTGGGTATGCGTGAGCACGGGGTGTCTTTGAACCAGACGGCGGTGGGGGACCGCTATGTGCTTGAAGAAATGGCGCGCGGTGGGTACTCGCTTGGCGGGGAACAGTCCGGCCACGTGATTATGAGCGCCCATGCCACCACCGGCGACGGTGAGTTGACGGCATTGCATGTGCTGGCGCGTATGGCGCAGACCGGTCGTTCACTTGCTGATCTCGCCTCGGTGGTTCAGCGGTTGCCGCAGGTCATGTTGAATGTGCGCGGGGTCGATAAAGCGCGCGCGTCCATTGATCATGAAGTGCTCGATGCGGTGGAAGAAGCTGAGCGCGAGCTCGGGGACTCCGGTCGGGTTCTGCTGCGCCCGTCTGGCACGGAGCCGGTGGTGCGCGTGATGGTTGAGGCAGCCACACAGGAGGAGGCTCAGCGCGTCGCCGATCATTTGGCCGGCGTGGTGCGTTCACGCCTGTCACTGTGACCGGGATGAGTAGCCGGGATGAGTTGACGCCGTGACCCGGATGGGCTGACGCTGCAGCCCGCATGAGTCGACGCCATGGCCCGGATTAGAAGGGCCGGTACGCTGTGACGCGGAGGTGCTGTTGCTGTGGCCTGGACGCAGTCAGATGCGGCGCAGGAGCACTTTGTGCACGTGGTGGTCTGATCCCTTGCGCAATACCAGGTCCGCGCGTCCGCGCGTGGGTAGCACGTTTTCCATCAGGTTTGGGCCGTTGATCTCTCGCCAGATGCTGCCCGCGAGCTCGACCGCGTCTTCGTCCGACAGATCAGCGAAGCGCCGGAAATAGGAGCTGGGATCGGTAAACGCCGTCCGCCTTAACGATAGGAAACGCTCGACATACCAGCGTTGAACGTCTTCCGGTTTGGCATCGACGTAAATCGAGAAATCGAAGAAGTCGGAGATTGCCACTCCGACTCGTCCGTCGGTGCGCGGCCTGGACGGCTGCAAGACATTGAGTCCTTCGAGAATGAGCACGTCCGGCCGCTCCACCACCACCTCAGCACCCGGCACGATGTCGTATACCAGATGCGAATACACCGGAGCTACCACGCGTTCCTTACCGCTTTTGACATCGGAGACGAACCGCAGCAGCGATCGACGGTTATACGACTCGGGAAAACCCTTGCGCGCCATGAGTCCGCGTCGTTCCAGTTCCGCATTGGGACGCAAAAACCCGTCGGTGGTCACCAACTGAACCCGAGGGGTGTCGGGCCAGCGGGCCATGAGCTCACGCAGGAGCCGGGCCGTGGTGGATTTACCAACCGCTACCGAACCGGCGACTGCGATCACGAACGGGGTGCGCACTAAGTTGTCGCCCAGGAAGGCGCTGCGCTGTTCACGAAGCTTTTGAGCTGCCGCAACTTGCAGGTTGAGCAGGTGCGAGATGGGGCGATAGACGTCATCGACCTCGCGTAGATCCAGCCGTTCGCCAAGCCCACGGATGTGCTCGACATCCTCCGCGGTCAGCGGCAACGGGGTTTGTTCAGATAGTCGCGCCCATTCCTCGCGACCAATCTCGTCGAATAGTGTCCAGTTCGACGATGTGGCGGACCTCGAGGTGGGCGGCCGGTGCTCTGACGCAGCTGGGGCCGATGACGGGGCGCTCATGGTGTCCCATTGTTCCACCCGGGATGTCCCACTCGGTACGCGGACGGTCGCATAGAGGGCTTTGGGTATGTCCGATGGCCCGGTCGGGCAAGGTCCTGCCGGGCGCGCGGCCCGGGCGTGTGGCCCGAGTGGACGGGCCGGGTGGACGGGCCGGGTGCGCAGCCCAAGTGGACGGCTTGATGGCGCGGGCCGAATAGGTGCGGTGTCGAGCGGACGTCCAGGCAGGATGCCGCCTAGGCGGGCCGTTTAGGCGATAGACCCTGAATCTTTGGATAGCTCAGCCAGCCCATGTGGTAGGACTCATAACCGCGGCTCGGAGATCTTCTGACCGGCGCTAATCTCTGCGGCTGTGCGCGTTTCTCATCGAATCGTGATCAAAGTGCGCGCGAACCACCGTGGGCCGGACGAAGGTTCCTAGTCTCCCCGCGAAAACGCTCATGACGTGCGCCTTTGTTGCGTACGCTGGCGCTATGTGCGGAATCGTGGGCTACGCCGGACCGGCGACAGAGACTCTGACGGATCACCCCACCGAGGTGGTGTTGCAGGGGTTGACACGCCTTGAATATCGCGGATACGACTCAGCCGGTGTGGTCGTCATTGATGACGGCGCTTTGAAGATCACGAAACGGGCAGGCAAGATCGCCAACCTGTCTGCGGCCCTGGAAGGACAGCGGGCCACGCGCAGTCAGGTCGCTATCGGGCACACCCGGTGGGCCACACATGGAGCCCCGACCGACTCCAATGCACACCCCCACGCCGGTGGACGCAACGGTGAGCTTGCCTTGGTCCACAACGGGATTATCGAGAACTTCACGTCCTTGCGTGAGGAACTGGTCGCCGAAGGATTCCCGTTCAGCTCAGAAACTGACTCCGAGGTGGCCGCGCATTTAGTGGCCCGCGAGTTCGGACGCTGCGGGGATTTAACCCAGGCGATGCGCCAGGCCGTATCCCTTCTCGACGGAGCCTTCACATTGCTGGCCGT
Coding sequences within it:
- the purD gene encoding phosphoribosylamine--glycine ligase, whose amino-acid sequence is MTTSPLSILVIGSGGREHAIVRAFARENPTPDIHVAPGNPGMSDPSTCHGQTVTRHNVSVNDRNGLIALARELQPGLIVIGPEAPLVAGIADDLRADGHPVFGPSAAAARLEGSKSFAKEVMRSAGVPTASAVVCTALDEVDAGLDTVNPPGEQSADRATSPDLVADPGAGQDPHLDTVPYTAAIPYVVKADGLAAGKGVVVTPNRDEALAHARTCLAEPGSSVLLEEFLDGPELSLFCICDGEDVIPLAPAQDFKRAFTNNEGPNTGGMGAYSPLPWAPSELVDEVVERVARPTLRDMVRRGTPFSGLLFIGLALTSRGVRVVEFNVRFGDPETQVVLERLRTPLSSVLLAAATGTLDRVGPLEWSEDAAVAVVLAADGYPGTPRTGDPITGLDRVPATGAHVLHAGTSCHQDGQLISAGGRVLCTVGTGVDLASARKVAYAGLREVSLPGAHFRTDIALAASQVASRPGSRSAASEDGES
- the truA gene encoding tRNA pseudouridine(38-40) synthase TruA, producing MSYRVRLDLAYDGTAFHGWARQPGQRTVQGALEAALSTVMRSEVSVTVAGRTDAGVHARGQVAHLDVDPEAWEALPGRSDRTPGDALLGRLIALLPADIAVQRARRVPDEFDARFAALHRTYRYRICDRVERRDPMRRDVLWHRRPLDVEAMQNSAQALLGEHDFLSFCRPREGASTIRTLIDLFWERPHEGHADAGLVVATVRADAFCHHMVRSLVGAALAVGEGRRPVSWPRELLEACTRESSGAAPMAPATGLTLESVVYPPVGMLADQVRAARTRRGPTDTTI
- the rplM gene encoding 50S ribosomal protein L13 codes for the protein MRTFTPKADDVERSWYVIDATDVVLGRLASQAATLLRGKHKPVFAPHVDAGDFVIIINAEKVALTGNKRETKLAYRHSGYPGGLRSTKYSELLEKRPDRAIEKAVKGMLPKNSLAAQQLKKLKVYAGPEHPHAAQKPVAFTIDQVAQ
- the rpsI gene encoding 30S ribosomal protein S9 translates to MAETTTTEDIDVDDAPTSYTTESVEEVVVGRGSSITAPGAGTGRRKEAVARVRLIPGSGEWKINGRSLEEYFPNKVHQQIVGEPFKVLDLQGRFDVVARISGGGVSGQAGALRLGVARALNEIDVDNNRPTLKKAGFLTRDARVIERKKAGLKKARKAPQYSKR
- a CDS encoding PTS transporter subunit IIC, with product MFDTRMTPKLFLDRVLNGAAIGIVVGLVPNAITGELFKFLARTYPGIGLFSTLHEVVVGLQFTVPVIVGVLIGMQFSFTAVQTVIVGTATFVGSGAMQFTSDGVVKLVGIGDLINTMLTASVAVLILALVGNRLGSLTVLFLPIIGGGLSGLIGLLTLPYVRSITGAIGALVNAIAKDSNLGVFAAVLIAVIFAIMIVSPISTVGVALAIGIDGPASGAANLGIAAAAAMLMVGSLRINSAGVTWSVFLGAMKMMMGNLIKHPIMVLPLALVAGVTGLVGGLVGITGTPASAGFGHSGLVGPIAALQGMHGSVLANMGILVVVYFVVPIGLAVLVHWLLAYRTGVYAPSIFAFSAQAAPAPKQDAAPKQDSATNHGDKVDSPSAPVSDTETDKPAATSSDASGLDDERAGS
- a CDS encoding D-2-hydroxyacid dehydrogenase translates to MKILFMGVRDDERAAVGSWSAAHPEHDVTTTTDVLTAKTVDTLKGYDTVTVQQVIVPEAEVYPRLRELGITQLSSRTAGVDMYDLERAREYGISVSNVPVYSPNAIAEFALTSALHLTRRFPVILDRMAEQDFRFAGMIGRELATMTVAILGTGSIGLVTARHFRSLGARVIGYDPFPRDEFHEIGQYIDTIEEAVADADLISLHMPAMADNHHLFNADMFARMRRGAILVNCARGALVDSEALLEALNSGQLGGAALDTYENEQRYFRADWRERDLGDPTLEALLNHPAVLVTPHVAFYTDTAVENLVYGGLDNAVEAATRGTCASVMN
- the glmM gene encoding phosphoglucosamine mutase produces the protein MTRIFGTDGVRGTANEDITAELAVDLAVAAAHILATFGAFDEGRARAIVARDTRPSGHFLSAAVCAGLASAGVDVQDAGVLPTPGLAYLVQSTGADLGVMISASHNPMEDNGIKFLARGGIKLPDEVENAIESRLREDWNRPKGTQVGTITPYPNPVEQYVGHLVQTVPRPLDGLVIVADCANGAAAVTGPLALRAAGATVHVMGDLTDGKQINEECGSTHMDALCARVREVGADAGVAFDGDADRFLAVDANGNVVDGDQIMGILALALKDRGELVDNVLVTTVMSNLGLRLGMREHGVSLNQTAVGDRYVLEEMARGGYSLGGEQSGHVIMSAHATTGDGELTALHVLARMAQTGRSLADLASVVQRLPQVMLNVRGVDKARASIDHEVLDAVEEAERELGDSGRVLLRPSGTEPVVRVMVEAATQEEAQRVADHLAGVVRSRLSL
- the coaA gene encoding type I pantothenate kinase, coding for MSAPSSAPAASEHRPPTSRSATSSNWTLFDEIGREEWARLSEQTPLPLTAEDVEHIRGLGERLDLREVDDVYRPISHLLNLQVAAAQKLREQRSAFLGDNLVRTPFVIAVAGSVAVGKSTTARLLRELMARWPDTPRVQLVTTDGFLRPNAELERRGLMARKGFPESYNRRSLLRFVSDVKSGKERVVAPVYSHLVYDIVPGAEVVVERPDVLILEGLNVLQPSRPRTDGRVGVAISDFFDFSIYVDAKPEDVQRWYVERFLSLRRTAFTDPSSYFRRFADLSDEDAVELAGSIWREINGPNLMENVLPTRGRADLVLRKGSDHHVHKVLLRRI